The DNA sequence CCGCCATATCGGGCCCGTCGTCAACAAGACGCAGTGGGAGAAGATCCAGGGCCTGATCCGCAAGGGGATGGAGGAAGGCGCGAAGCTCGAAACCGGCGGCCCCGGCCGTCCCGATGGCGTCGAGACCGGCTATTTCGTCAAGCCCACGCTCTTCTCGGGCGTGCGCAACGACATGACGATCGCGCGCGAGGAGATCTTCGGCCCGGTCGTCACGATCATCCCGTACAAGGACGAGGAAGAGGCCGTCCGCATCGCCAACGACACCGACTACGGCCTCTCCGCGGTGGTGTTCGGCTCGCCCGACGAGGTCAAGCGCGTCGCCCCCCGCCTGCGCGCCGGCATGGTCTATGTGAACGGTGGCCAGCCCGACCCCAGCCTGCCCTTCGGCGGCTACAAGCAGTCGGGCAACGGCCGCGAGCACGGCAAGTTCGGGCTTGCCGAGTTCATGGAAGTGAAGGCGATGGTGGGAGCGCTGGTTTGATTCCTAATCCTCCCCCGCCAGGGGGAGGATATTCAGGCTCAGTCGAACAGGTCCTCGAGGAAACTCTTCTTGCGCTTGTGCTTGTAGTAGCGCGGGTCCTGGCCATAGCCGCCATGCCCGTAACCCTGCTGCCCATAGCCCTGCTGCTGCGGATAGCCCCCGCCCTGCTGCCATGGTCCGCCCTGTTGCTGTGGCGGCGGAGGCGGCGCCTGGGGCGCTGCGGGCGCAGCCGGCGCTTCGCCCGCGCCGCTGCGTTCGATGATCTTGTCGAGCTCGCCGCGGTCGAGCCAGATGCCGCGGCATTGCGGGCAGTAATCGATCTCGATCCCCTGCCGGTCGCTCATGTGGAGACCCGTCTTGCACACGGGGCACAGCATTCCGGCAACGGCTTCGGGGGTTCGCATCGGCTACTCCTGTCGTGGTCGATGCCTACAAACTAGGGAGCCGTCGCCGCCGCCGCAACGCCACTATCAGTGAACCGTGCCCACCGCGCGGTTGACGCTCATCAGCACGATCAGCCGTTCGATCTGGCGCCAGCGGCAGAAATTGATGTGGTTACCGAGGTCGCGATAGCGGTCCGCGCGCGCCGCCGCCTCGAACCCCGCATCGTCGCCGAATAGCTGCATCAGCTCCGCCGCGTCGGTCACATGCGCGCGGTCGGCGAGATAGGGCATGGCGGACGACATGAGCGGGGGCACTCCGGCGTGGGAATGCGCGACAGTACGCACTGCGCGTGCCAGCTATGGGAACCCCGGCTCTTCTGCGCTCTGCGAGGGTAAACTCACAGAAACCATACGCTTTTCGCCGTTCCAGCCGTGCCGCAACGGGACGGTGGCGTCCCGCCGCGGGACGTGGCAAGGACACGTCCATGGACCGCAAGCCAGCCTCCGCCGCCAAGGGCGCCCCGATCGCCGGCGGCGCACTGCTCGCCCTCAGCCTGATCGTCGGGACGGTGATCGGGGTACTCAGGGGCCAGCCTTCGCTCGGCTTCATCGGGGGGCTGGGGGTCGGGCTGGCGCTGCTGCTGATCGCGGCGCTGCTCGATCGCGCCCGGCGCCGTGACGGCTGAGCGAAGCATCGAAACGGAGGGACTCGCGTGAAATCGCTGTTGCTCGCCAGCGCCCTGCTGGCCGCATCGGGACCGGCATTCGCCCAGGAGCAAGTGTTCGACGCCCATGTCCACCTGCACAAGGGCGAGGCGTCGATCCCCGATTACGAGGCGCAGCTCAAAGCCGCGAACGTCAAGGTCGCCGGCTTCAGCGCAATGTGGTTCGGCGGCCCGCACCAAGCGCCCGAGGGCAAGGTCGAAGAGACCCGCGCCAACAACGACACGCTGATCGCGATGGCCGCGCGGCACCCCGGCATGCTGCCGGTCGCGACCGTCCATCCTTATGACGGCGCCGCCGCGGTCGCCGAGCTCGAGCGGGTGGCGGCACGCGGGGTCAAGGTGCTCAAGATCCACCCGCACACCCAGCGCTTCGACGCCGCCGACCCGCGCGTGCTGACGCTGGCGAAGCGTGCGGGCGAACTCGGCGTGGTGGTGATGATGGACAATGCCGCGATCGTCCCCGACGATTGCGAGAAATTGTTCAACCTCGCGCTGGCCGCGCCCAAGACCAAGTTCCTGTTCGCGCACATGGGCGCGCTCAACTTCCGCTTCTGGAACATCCTCCCGCTCGCGCGCACCGCCGAGAATCTGTTCGGCGACAACATCTATTTCGACATCTCCGGGGGCGTGAACATCGCCGCCGGCTCGCCGATCCAGGACGAGTTCGTGTGGACGATCCGCAATGTCGGTATCGACAATGTCCTGCTCGGCTCGGACTTCCCCCAGCTCTCGCTCCCGGCGACACTCGTCGCGCTCGACAAGCTGGCTCTCACGGATGAGGAGAAGGCAAAGATCCGCTACGGCAACGCGAAGCGGCTGTTCGGGCTGGAGTAACCGCCGCTCACATAGCCCCTCCCGCTTTCGCGGGAGGAGTTGGGGAGGGTCTTCTTCTTTACCGGCTCACCCCCGTAAAGATGCCAAGGATCATTCCTCAGCCTTTCCTCACCTTCCGCTCATGCTGGTCATCCTCGCTTGTGCCACGACGGCCCTCAATTCCACAGGAGGCGAGCACATGACTGGATCAAGCGAACGGGCGAGCGGAAGCTGGAACTACCGTGGCGGCGTTGCCGTTGCATTCGTGGCATCGTTCCTGACGGTGTGGACCACCATCGTCCGCGACGATGGCGGCGGCATGGGCTTCTTCATGCTGATCATGGCCACGGGCGTGGGTTGGTTCGCCGCCTGGTTCCGCCCCGCGGGCATGGCGCGGACCATGGTCGGTGTCGCGATCATGCAGGCGTTGCTCTGCCTGGCCTACGTAACCGCGCCGTCGACCGCGAGCCTGCCGGGTGGTGCATCCAGGATCATGCTGTGGAGCGCCGTCTTCATCATGCTGTGGCTGACATCGGCCGCCTTCTTCCGCGCCGCTGCCAAACAGGATCGCAAAGCGATGGCGACCGCCTAGACCAGCGCCCGGTGCAGCCACACAACCCGCCCCACCACGTCGATGGCCCGCGCCGGCACCACCTCGTCCGCGAAGGCGGGATTGTCGCTCACCACCTCCACCTCGCCGCCCATCGCGCGCAGGCGCTTGACCGCCACCAGCCCCTCGCGCCGGAACACATAGATCGCCGGCCGCGCGCCCAGCGCCCGCCGCGCACCGTCGACCAGGATCTCGTCGCCATCGCATAAGGTCGGCTCCATCGACGCGCCCTCGACCCGGATGGTCGAGGCCATGTCGGCGCGCACGCCCAGCCGCCGCAGCAGCGCCGGGTCGAGCAGCAGCGTGCTGCGCCGCTCGCTCTCGACCAGTCGCCCGCGCCCCGCCGCCGCGCCCGCATCGACTCGCGCCACCGGCACCAGCCCCTCCGCCGCGGGACCGCCGAGCGCCACGTCGCTGATCCCCAGATAGCGCGCCAGCTTGCGCCGGTCGGCCTCGGCCAGCAGCCGCGGGCTGCCGCGCGTCACGAACTGCTGGAGATAGGCGGCATTGCGCCCGATCAGCCGCGACAGCGCCGCCAGCGACTCCCCGCGCGCCGCCGCCGCGCGCTCCAGCGCCTCACGTTGCTCGATCGATTCCATGTCCACTCCATAGCCGTAGGATTTTTCCTAGACAAGTTG is a window from the Sphingomonas sp. BT-65 genome containing:
- a CDS encoding zf-TFIIB domain-containing protein; amino-acid sequence: MRTPEAVAGMLCPVCKTGLHMSDRQGIEIDYCPQCRGIWLDRGELDKIIERSGAGEAPAAPAAPQAPPPPPQQQGGPWQQGGGYPQQQGYGQQGYGHGGYGQDPRYYKHKRKKSFLEDLFD
- a CDS encoding amidohydrolase family protein translates to MKSLLLASALLAASGPAFAQEQVFDAHVHLHKGEASIPDYEAQLKAANVKVAGFSAMWFGGPHQAPEGKVEETRANNDTLIAMAARHPGMLPVATVHPYDGAAAVAELERVAARGVKVLKIHPHTQRFDAADPRVLTLAKRAGELGVVVMMDNAAIVPDDCEKLFNLALAAPKTKFLFAHMGALNFRFWNILPLARTAENLFGDNIYFDISGGVNIAAGSPIQDEFVWTIRNVGIDNVLLGSDFPQLSLPATLVALDKLALTDEEKAKIRYGNAKRLFGLE
- a CDS encoding S24 family peptidase codes for the protein MESIEQREALERAAAARGESLAALSRLIGRNAAYLQQFVTRGSPRLLAEADRRKLARYLGISDVALGGPAAEGLVPVARVDAGAAAGRGRLVESERRSTLLLDPALLRRLGVRADMASTIRVEGASMEPTLCDGDEILVDGARRALGARPAIYVFRREGLVAVKRLRAMGGEVEVVSDNPAFADEVVPARAIDVVGRVVWLHRALV